Proteins encoded within one genomic window of Oncorhynchus tshawytscha isolate Ot180627B linkage group LG02, Otsh_v2.0, whole genome shotgun sequence:
- the LOC112247236 gene encoding interferon-induced GTP-binding protein Mx1 — MNNTLNQHYEEKVRPCIDLIDSLRSLGVEKDLALPAIAVIGDQSSGKSSVLEALSGVALPRGSGIVTRCPLELKMKRKKEGEEWHGKISYQDREEEIEDPSDVEKKIREAQDEMAGVGVGISDDLISLEIGSPDVPDLTLIDLPGIARVAVKGQPENIGEQIKRLIRKFIMKQETINLVVVPCNVDIATTEALKMAQEVDPEGERTLGILTKPDLVDKGTEEMVVDIVHNEVIHLTKGYMIVKCRGQKEIMERVSLTEATEREKAFFKEHAHLSTLYDEGHATIPKLAEKLTIELVHHIEKSLPRLEEQIEAKLSETHAELERYGTGPPEDSAERLYFLIDKVTAFTQDAINLSTGEEMKSGVRLNVFSTLRKEFGKWKLHLERSGENFNQRIEGEVADYEKTYRGRELPGFINYKTFEVMVKDQIKQLEEPAVKKLKEISDAVRKVFLQLAQSSFTGFPNLLKSAKTKIEAIKQVNESTAESMLRTQFKMELIVYTQDSTYSHSLCERKREEDEDRPLTEIRSTIFSTDNHATLQEMMLHLKSYYWIASQRLADQIPMVIRYLVLQEFASQLQREMLQTLQEKDQIEQLLKEDIDIGSKRAALQSKLKRLMKARSYLVEF; from the exons ATGAATAATACGCTGAACCAACATTACGAAGAGAAGGTGCGGCCCTGTATCGACCTCATCGACTCTCTACGCTCCCTTGGTGTGGAGAAGGACCTTGCCCTGCCAGCCATCGCCGTGATAGGGGACCAGAGTTCGGGGAAGAGCTCCGTGTTGGAGGCGCTGTCTGGGGTGGCTTTGCCAAGGGGTAGCG GTATTGTAACACGATGCCCCCTCGAGCTGAAGATGAAaaggaagaaagaaggagaggaatggCACGGAAAAATCAGCTACCAGGACCGTGAGGAGGAGATTGAGGATCCCTCTGATGTGGAGAAGAAAATTCGTGAAG CCCAGGATGAAATGGCAGGTGTGGGGGTGGGTATCAGTGATGACCTCATCAGCCTAGAGATTGGCTCCCCTGACGTCCCAGACCTCACACTCATCGACCTGCCAGGCATCGCCCGTGTAGCTGTCAAAGGTCAACCTGAGAACATTGGTGAACAG ATTAAGAGATTGATACGGAAATTCATCATGAAGCAAGAAACAATCAACTTGGTGGTTGTGCCATGCAACGTTGACATTGCAACCACAGAGGCTTTGAAGATGGCACAAGAGGTGGACCCTGAAGGGGAAAGGAcattag GCATCCTGACCAAGCCTGACCTGGTAGACAAAGGCACAGAGGAGATGGTGGTGGACATAGTTCATAATGAGGTTATCCACCTGACTAAGGGCTACATGATAGTCAAGTGCAGGGGCCAGAAGGAGATCATGGAGCGAGTCTCACTGACCGAGgccacagagagggagaaggcttTCTTCAAAGAGCACGCTCATCTTAG CACACTTTATGATGAGGGCCATGCCACCATCCCTAAACTGGCAGAGAAATTAACTATTGAATTGGTGCATCATATCGAG AAATCCCTGCCTCGTCTAGAAGAGCAGATTGAGGCAAAGCTGTCAGAGACACATGCCGAGCTGGAAAGATATGGTACCGGACCCCCTGAGGACTCGGCAGAGAGGCTGTATTTCCTAATTGAT AAAGTGACTGCATTCACCCAAGATGCCATCAACCTGAGCACTGGGGAGGAGATGAAAAGCGGAGTTCGTCTCAACGTCTTCTCCACACTCAGAAAAGAGTTTGGGAAATGGAAGTTACACCTGGAACGCTCTGGAGAAAACT TTAACCAGAGGATTGAGGGAGAAGTGGCTGATTATGAGAAGACGTACCGTGGAAGGGAGCTCCCAGGGTTCATCAACTACAAGACCTTTGAGGTGATGGTGAAAGACCAGATCAAACAACTGGAGGAACCAGCAGTCAAGAAATTGAAGGAGATTTCAG ATGccgttaggaaggtgttcttacaGCTGGCTCAGAGCAGTTTCACTGGATTTCCTAACCTCCTGAAATCAGCGAAG ACAAAGATTGAGGCCATTAAGCAGGTGAATGAGTCTACAGCTGAGTCCATGTTGAGGACTCAGTTCAAGATGGAGCTGATAGTGTACACACAGGACAGCACCTACAGCCACAGTCTGtgtgagaggaagagggaggaggacgaAGACCGACCCTTAACTGAGATAAGGAGCACGATCTTTAGCACAGACAACCATGCCACCCTACAGGAGATGATGCTGCACCTCAAGTCCTATTACTGG ATTGCCAGTCAGCGTCTGGCTGATCAGATTCCCATGGTGATCCGCTACCTGGTGCTGCAGGAGTTTGCTTCCCAGCTGCAGAGGGAGATGCTTCAGACTCTGCAGGAGAAGGACCAAATCGAGCAGCTGCTGAAAGAGGACATCGACATCGGCAGCAAGAGGGCTGCACTGCAGAGCAAGCTCAAACGCCTGATGAAGGCACGCAGCTACCTAGTGGAGTTCTAG